In Amycolatopsis coloradensis, one genomic interval encodes:
- a CDS encoding nucleoside deaminase gives MGTRLSISESDERKWLAEAVQLATANVESGGGPFGAMIVRDGSVLATGTNQVTPTLDPTAHAEVVAIRAACQAIGDHKLDGCVLVTSCEPCPLCLSAALWARVGKVVYAADRHDAAEAGFDDREFYDLFSRPRETWSLPVGQLSLPDSFAPFQAWLSKPDKKAY, from the coding sequence GTGGGTACCCGTCTGTCCATTTCGGAATCCGACGAGCGGAAATGGCTTGCCGAAGCCGTCCAGCTGGCCACCGCGAACGTCGAAAGCGGCGGCGGCCCGTTCGGCGCGATGATCGTCCGTGACGGCTCGGTGCTGGCCACCGGGACCAACCAGGTGACCCCGACGCTGGACCCGACGGCGCACGCCGAGGTGGTCGCGATCCGCGCGGCCTGCCAGGCGATCGGCGACCACAAACTCGACGGCTGCGTCCTCGTGACCTCCTGCGAGCCTTGCCCGCTCTGTCTTTCCGCCGCGCTCTGGGCGCGTGTCGGCAAGGTCGTCTACGCCGCGGACCGTCACGACGCGGCCGAGGCGGGCTTCGACGACCGCGAGTTCTACGACCTCTTTTCCCGCCCGCGCGAGACCTGGTCACTACCCGTCGGCCAACTGTCCCTTCCGGACTCTTTCGCGCCTTTCCAGGCCTGGCTGTCGAAACCCGACAAGAAGGCTTACTGA